A DNA window from Sphingomonas changnyeongensis contains the following coding sequences:
- a CDS encoding MFS transporter, translating into MSTSDVRLVITASALGTVFEWYDFFIYGTLAAIIGRTFFPADSEVAQLLLALAGFAVGFGVRPLGAVLFGYLGDRLGRKYTFLVTITLMGLATAAVGMVPSAATIGVAAPVILLLLRVVQGLALGGEYGGAAIYVAEHASAARRGFYTSFIQGSVAGGFILSLAVVLATEMVLGEAAWNAWGWRIPFLFSLVLLAISLWMRLKLSESPVFRAMKEAGETAQNPLKETFTYPGNGRRLFVALFGIAAGLTVIWYTAMFQALYFLQNAMKLEPAVAQLLVGLGAAAGLIFFVLFGWLSDKVGRKTPILVGYLLTLLFLFPIFTMMGNAANPGLSDAARRAPIVVGGADCRYNPFAKTQATPCGQALDMLSKRGVPYSTDASLTGVIIGDARMSAGDYPTAAELDKALAEAGYDLGRVRPGTTDILVILAGIMALSALSGMTYGPVAALLTELFPARIRYSSMSIPYHIGTGYFGGFLPFVSQLIIAKTGDPYSGLWYCWAVVAMAALVTALFLKRGDLDLHG; encoded by the coding sequence ATGAGCACCAGCGATGTGCGGCTGGTGATCACCGCCTCCGCGCTCGGCACCGTGTTCGAATGGTATGATTTCTTCATCTACGGCACGCTGGCCGCGATCATCGGGCGGACCTTCTTTCCCGCCGACAGCGAGGTCGCGCAGCTGCTGCTCGCGCTGGCGGGCTTTGCGGTCGGCTTCGGCGTCAGGCCGCTGGGCGCGGTGCTGTTCGGCTATCTGGGCGACCGGCTGGGGCGCAAATACACATTTCTCGTCACCATCACGCTGATGGGGCTGGCAACAGCGGCGGTCGGCATGGTGCCATCGGCCGCGACCATCGGCGTGGCGGCGCCGGTGATCCTGCTCCTCCTCCGCGTCGTCCAGGGGCTGGCGCTGGGCGGCGAATATGGCGGTGCGGCCATCTATGTTGCCGAACATGCAAGCGCCGCGCGGCGCGGCTTTTACACCAGCTTCATCCAGGGGTCGGTCGCCGGCGGCTTCATCCTGTCATTGGCGGTCGTGCTGGCGACCGAGATGGTGCTGGGCGAGGCGGCGTGGAACGCCTGGGGCTGGCGGATCCCGTTCCTGTTCTCGCTCGTGCTGCTCGCCATCTCGCTGTGGATGCGGCTGAAACTGTCGGAAAGCCCGGTCTTTCGCGCGATGAAGGAAGCCGGGGAGACGGCGCAGAACCCGCTCAAGGAAACCTTCACCTATCCGGGCAATGGCCGTCGGCTGTTCGTCGCCCTGTTCGGGATCGCGGCGGGGCTGACGGTGATCTGGTACACGGCGATGTTCCAGGCGCTCTATTTCCTCCAGAACGCGATGAAGCTCGAACCGGCTGTCGCGCAGCTGCTCGTCGGGCTGGGTGCGGCGGCGGGGCTGATCTTCTTCGTGCTGTTCGGCTGGCTGTCGGACAAGGTCGGCCGCAAGACGCCGATCCTGGTCGGCTATCTGCTGACGCTGCTGTTCCTGTTTCCGATCTTCACGATGATGGGCAATGCCGCCAATCCGGGGCTGTCGGATGCCGCGCGGCGCGCGCCGATCGTCGTCGGCGGCGCGGATTGCCGCTACAACCCCTTTGCCAAGACCCAGGCGACGCCGTGCGGCCAGGCGCTCGACATGCTGTCCAAACGCGGCGTTCCCTATTCGACCGACGCCAGCCTGACCGGCGTGATCATCGGCGATGCGCGGATGAGCGCGGGCGACTATCCGACCGCCGCGGAGCTGGACAAGGCACTGGCCGAGGCGGGCTATGATCTCGGCCGGGTGCGGCCGGGCACGACCGACATCCTCGTCATCCTGGCCGGCATCATGGCGCTGAGCGCGCTGTCGGGCATGACCTATGGCCCGGTCGCGGCGCTGCTGACCGAGCTGTTCCCGGCGCGCATCCGCTACAGCTCGATGTCGATCCCCTATCATATCGGCACCGGCTATTTCGGCGGCTTCCTGCCCTTTGTCAGCCAGCTGATCATCGCCAAGACCGGCGATCCCTATTCGGGCCTCTGGTATTGCTGGGCGGTGGTGGCGATGGCGGCGCTGGTGACGGCGCTGTTCCTGAAGCGCGGCGATCTCGACCTGCATGGGTGA
- the atpA gene encoding F0F1 ATP synthase subunit alpha, producing MDIRAAEISKVIKDQIASFGTEAQVSETGQVLSVGDGIARVWGLDNVQAGEMVEFANGIQGMALNLEADNVGVVIFGSDAGIREGDTVKRTGTIVDVPVGKGLLGRVVDGLGNPIDGKGPIEFTERRRADVKAPGIIPRKSVHEPVQTGLKAIDALVPVGRGQRELIIGDRQTGKTAVAIDTFINQKTANAGTDESKKLYCIYVAVGQKRSTVAQIVRMLEENGAMDYSIVVAATASDPAPLQFLAPYTACAMGEYFRDNGMHALIVYDDLSKQAVAYRQMSLLLRRPPGREAYPGDVFYLHSRLLERAAKLNDDNGNGSLTALPIIETQAGDVSAYIPTNVISITDGQIFLETDLFFAGIRPAINVGLSVSRVGSSAQTKAMKKVSGSIKLELAQYREMAAFAQFGSDLDASTQKLLNRGARLTELLKQPQFSPLPFEEQTVSIFAGTSGYLDAIPVDAVTRYEAAMLADMRANHAGILAAIRDSRDLGDDVKTKLKAALDQFAKTFA from the coding sequence ATGGATATCCGCGCCGCAGAAATCTCGAAGGTCATCAAGGACCAGATCGCCAGCTTCGGCACCGAGGCCCAGGTCTCGGAAACCGGCCAGGTGCTGTCGGTCGGCGACGGCATCGCGCGCGTCTGGGGCCTGGACAATGTGCAGGCCGGCGAAATGGTCGAGTTCGCCAACGGCATCCAGGGCATGGCGCTCAACCTTGAAGCCGACAATGTCGGCGTCGTCATCTTCGGCTCCGACGCCGGCATCCGCGAAGGCGACACCGTCAAGCGCACCGGCACCATCGTCGACGTGCCGGTCGGCAAGGGCCTGCTCGGCCGCGTGGTCGACGGCCTTGGCAACCCGATCGACGGCAAGGGCCCGATCGAGTTCACCGAGCGCCGCCGCGCCGATGTGAAGGCCCCCGGCATCATCCCGCGCAAGTCGGTGCACGAACCGGTGCAGACCGGCCTGAAGGCGATCGACGCGCTCGTTCCCGTCGGCCGCGGCCAGCGCGAACTGATCATCGGCGACCGCCAGACCGGCAAGACCGCCGTCGCCATCGACACGTTCATCAACCAGAAGACGGCCAACGCCGGCACCGACGAATCGAAGAAGCTGTACTGCATCTACGTCGCCGTTGGTCAGAAGCGCTCGACCGTCGCGCAGATCGTGCGGATGCTCGAAGAAAACGGCGCGATGGACTATTCGATCGTCGTCGCCGCGACCGCGTCCGATCCGGCCCCGCTGCAGTTCCTCGCGCCCTATACGGCGTGCGCGATGGGCGAATATTTCCGCGACAACGGCATGCATGCGCTGATCGTCTATGACGATCTGTCGAAGCAGGCGGTCGCCTATCGCCAGATGTCGCTGCTGCTGCGCCGTCCGCCGGGCCGCGAAGCCTATCCGGGCGACGTGTTCTACCTGCACAGCCGCCTGCTCGAGCGCGCGGCCAAGCTCAACGACGACAATGGCAATGGCTCGCTGACCGCGCTGCCGATCATCGAGACGCAGGCGGGCGACGTGTCGGCTTACATCCCGACCAACGTCATCTCGATCACCGACGGCCAGATCTTCCTTGAAACCGACCTGTTCTTCGCGGGCATCCGCCCGGCGATCAACGTCGGCCTGTCGGTCAGCCGCGTCGGCTCGTCGGCGCAGACCAAGGCGATGAAGAAGGTGTCCGGCTCGATCAAGCTGGAGCTGGCCCAGTATCGCGAAATGGCGGCCTTCGCCCAGTTCGGCTCGGACCTCGACGCCTCGACCCAGAAGCTGCTCAACCGCGGTGCGCGCCTGACCGAGCTGCTCAAGCAGCCGCAGTTCAGCCCGCTGCCGTTTGAAGAGCAGACGGTGTCGATCTTTGCCGGCACCAGCGGCTATCTCGACGCGATCCCGGTCGATGCGGTCACCCGCTATGAAGCCGCGATGCTCGCCGACATGCGCGCCAACCATGCCGGCATTCTGGCGGCGATCCGCGACAGCCGCGATCTGGGCGACGATGTGAAGACGAAGCTCAAGGCCGCGCTCGACCAGTTCGCGAAGACCTTTGCGTAA
- a CDS encoding NMCC_0638 family (lipo)protein codes for MMQALKVAPLFAVLAFASPASAESDARAVEAMRLFKAFCVVTEGSSAKANLVLGVTNPIAAKLPDAVVTGIYGVPGGLGWAIRSPSDGIFLLGYNPAGICEVRIAEAAEGSVVAAYEALVGELAGNAEPTVGQSRKQGDATLTFRSAQLKSSGRTSAIALTSSDRRIGEHQHLITFAFVKPQN; via the coding sequence ATGATGCAAGCTTTGAAAGTCGCGCCGCTGTTCGCTGTCCTGGCGTTTGCGAGCCCTGCGTCTGCGGAAAGCGATGCACGCGCCGTGGAAGCGATGCGGCTGTTCAAAGCTTTTTGCGTCGTCACCGAGGGCTCGTCGGCGAAAGCCAATTTGGTTCTGGGCGTTACCAATCCTATTGCGGCGAAACTTCCGGACGCGGTCGTTACCGGCATATACGGAGTGCCGGGGGGCTTAGGCTGGGCCATCCGGAGCCCATCCGATGGCATTTTTCTTTTGGGCTATAACCCTGCCGGGATCTGCGAAGTTCGGATCGCTGAAGCAGCGGAAGGTTCCGTTGTAGCCGCTTACGAGGCGCTGGTTGGAGAGTTAGCCGGAAACGCCGAGCCGACGGTAGGACAAAGCCGAAAACAAGGGGATGCCACACTGACATTCCGATCGGCTCAGCTCAAAAGTTCGGGGCGCACCTCAGCGATTGCTCTTACGTCGTCCGACAGACGTATAGGTGAGCACCAACACCTGATTACATTCGCGTTCGTGAAACCCCAAAACTGA
- the atpD gene encoding F0F1 ATP synthase subunit beta: MNRSVAPATNTGRISQVIGAVVDVAFDQQLPAILSALETDNNGQRLVLEVAQHLGENLVRTIAMDSTEGLTRGQPVTDTGAQIRVPVGPKTLGRIMNVVGEPIDERGPIGADTHAPIHAEAPAFIDQSTEASILVTGIKVIDLLAPYAKGGKIGLFGGAGVGKTVLIQELINNIAKGHGGTSVFAGVGERTREGNDLYHEFLDAGVIAKDADGNPTSEGSKVALVYGQMNEPPGARARVALSGLTIAEYFRDVEGQDVLFFVDNIFRFTQAGSEVSALLGRIPSAVGYQPTLATDMGALQERITSTNKGSITSVQAIYVPADDLTDPAPATSFAHLDATTVLSRAISELGIYPAVDPLDSTSRVLEPRVVGQDHYDTARAVQSILQKYKSLQDIIAILGMDELSEEDKLTVARARKIQRFLSQPFHVAEVFTGIPGKFVQLDDTIRSFKAVVNGEYDHLPEAAFYMVGGIDEAVEKAKKLAEAA; this comes from the coding sequence ATGAACAGAAGCGTGGCCCCGGCTACTAACACCGGCCGCATCTCGCAGGTGATCGGCGCCGTCGTCGACGTCGCCTTCGATCAGCAGCTGCCGGCGATCCTGTCGGCGCTCGAAACCGACAATAACGGCCAGCGCCTTGTGCTCGAGGTCGCCCAGCATCTGGGAGAAAACCTCGTCCGCACCATCGCGATGGACTCGACCGAGGGTCTGACCCGCGGCCAGCCGGTGACCGACACCGGCGCGCAGATCCGCGTTCCGGTCGGCCCCAAGACGCTCGGCCGCATCATGAACGTGGTCGGCGAGCCGATCGACGAGCGTGGCCCGATCGGTGCCGACACCCATGCCCCGATCCATGCCGAAGCGCCGGCCTTCATCGATCAGTCGACCGAGGCGAGCATCCTCGTCACCGGCATCAAGGTCATCGACCTGCTCGCGCCCTATGCCAAGGGCGGCAAGATCGGCCTGTTCGGCGGCGCGGGCGTCGGCAAGACCGTGCTCATCCAGGAACTGATCAACAACATCGCCAAGGGCCATGGCGGCACCTCGGTGTTCGCGGGCGTGGGTGAGCGCACCCGCGAAGGCAATGACCTGTATCACGAGTTCCTCGACGCCGGCGTCATCGCCAAGGACGCCGACGGCAACCCGACCAGCGAGGGGTCGAAGGTCGCGCTCGTCTATGGCCAGATGAACGAGCCGCCGGGCGCGCGCGCCCGCGTCGCCCTGTCGGGCCTGACCATCGCCGAATATTTCCGCGACGTCGAAGGCCAGGACGTGCTGTTCTTCGTCGACAACATCTTCCGCTTCACCCAGGCGGGTTCGGAAGTGTCGGCGCTGCTCGGCCGCATCCCCTCGGCGGTGGGCTATCAGCCGACGCTCGCCACCGACATGGGCGCGCTGCAGGAACGCATCACCTCGACCAACAAGGGCTCGATCACCTCGGTGCAGGCGATCTACGTGCCCGCGGACGACCTGACCGACCCGGCGCCGGCCACCTCGTTCGCGCACCTCGACGCGACGACCGTGCTCAGCCGCGCGATCTCGGAACTGGGCATCTATCCGGCGGTCGATCCGCTCGATTCGACCAGCCGCGTGCTCGAACCGCGCGTCGTCGGCCAGGATCATTACGACACCGCGCGCGCCGTCCAGTCGATCCTGCAGAAGTACAAGTCGCTGCAGGACATCATCGCCATCCTCGGGATGGATGAGCTGTCGGAAGAGGACAAGCTGACCGTCGCCCGCGCGCGCAAGATCCAGCGCTTCCTGTCGCAGCCCTTCCACGTCGCCGAAGTGTTCACCGGCATTCCGGGCAAGTTCGTCCAGCTGGACGACACGATCCGGTCGTTCAAGGCGGTGGTCAACGGCGAATATGACCATCTGCCCGAAGCTGCCTTCTACATGGTTGGCGGCATCGACGAAGCGGTCGAAAAGGCCAAGAAGCTGGCTGAAGCGGCGTGA
- a CDS encoding alpha/beta hydrolase family esterase, with amino-acid sequence MAAAARLRLRPLRHPHRRLCRRPPCPRPARRPPHPGPYPAGLSAATIRVDGVERSFLIHMPPSGRPRALVLVLHGGGGNGLNAATQSAQSVFRTVADRAGFAAVYPSAIDGNWNDCRSDAPAVEEQARDTAFLDALIARLQSELGLGAGAVFMTGHSNGALMTFRYAFERADRIAAIATSAGQLPERPEAGLCTTGPQRAVPALMTMATGDTVLMPYPGGCVADAPLCVRGRVISAVATRDRFLQINALAGVTPIIRTVERDTGDGGPAVEHVYAGTAPVIWWRLDGGGHKVPSLSVRQDADTAPQNRDIEFAEEAWAFFDQRMR; translated from the coding sequence GTGGCGGCGGCGGCGCGCCTGCGCCTGCGCCCGCTCCGGCACCCGCACCGCCGGCTGTGCCGCCGCCCACCCTGCCCCCGCCCGGCCCGACGCCCGCCCCACCCCGGCCCCTATCCGGCGGGGCTGAGCGCGGCGACCATCCGGGTCGACGGGGTCGAGCGCAGCTTCCTGATCCATATGCCGCCATCGGGCCGGCCGCGCGCGCTGGTGCTGGTGCTGCATGGCGGCGGCGGCAACGGCCTCAATGCGGCGACCCAGTCCGCCCAGTCGGTGTTCCGCACGGTTGCCGACCGGGCCGGTTTCGCCGCCGTCTATCCAAGCGCGATCGACGGCAACTGGAACGACTGCCGCAGCGACGCCCCGGCGGTCGAGGAACAGGCGCGCGACACCGCCTTTCTCGACGCGCTGATCGCGCGGCTGCAGAGCGAGCTGGGGCTGGGCGCGGGCGCGGTGTTCATGACCGGGCATTCCAACGGCGCGCTGATGACCTTCCGCTATGCCTTTGAACGCGCCGACCGCATCGCCGCCATCGCGACCTCGGCCGGCCAGCTGCCCGAACGGCCCGAGGCCGGGCTGTGCACCACCGGGCCGCAGCGCGCCGTGCCCGCGCTGATGACGATGGCGACCGGGGATACGGTGCTGATGCCCTATCCGGGCGGCTGTGTTGCCGATGCGCCGCTGTGCGTGCGCGGGCGGGTGATTTCGGCGGTGGCGACGCGCGACCGCTTTCTCCAGATCAATGCGCTCGCCGGCGTCACGCCGATCATCCGCACGGTCGAGCGCGACACCGGCGATGGCGGCCCGGCGGTCGAGCATGTCTATGCCGGCACCGCCCCGGTGATCTGGTGGCGGCTCGACGGCGGCGGGCACAAGGTGCCAAGCCTGTCGGTCCGCCAGGACGCCGACACCGCGCCCCAGAATCGCGACATCGAGTTCGCCGAGGAGGCCTGGGCGTTTTTCGACCAAAGGATGCGCTGA
- a CDS encoding ATP synthase F1 subunit epsilon translates to MPLHFELVTPEKLVRSEDVHMVTVPGTEGDFGVLEGHAPFVSTLRDGVLLVFAAPGAEPVAIPVEGGFAEINDRGLTVLADRAG, encoded by the coding sequence ATGCCCCTGCATTTCGAACTCGTGACCCCGGAAAAGCTCGTGCGGTCCGAAGACGTCCATATGGTGACGGTGCCCGGCACCGAGGGCGATTTCGGCGTGCTCGAAGGCCATGCGCCCTTCGTCTCGACGCTGCGCGACGGCGTGTTGCTGGTGTTCGCCGCGCCGGGCGCGGAGCCGGTGGCGATCCCCGTCGAAGGCGGCTTTGCCGAGATCAATGATCGCGGGCTGACGGTGCTCGCCGACCGGGCGGGCTGA
- a CDS encoding F0F1 ATP synthase subunit gamma gives MASLKALKIRIGSVKSTQKITKAMKTVAAAKLKRAQDAAMAGRPYAERLGAVMASLAGRVTISAATPRLLAGTGRDAVHLIVVATSERGLAGGFNTNIVRLARRKAEELIAAGKTVRFYIVGRKGRAAIRRFFPSMILADHDMSHAKTARFDDAQAIARDLIARFDAGEFDVAHLIFSRFQSALVQEPVARQIIPAAIDTGNAAAATGASAAVEYEPDEEAILADLLPKNVAIQIYSALLENQAGFFGAQMTAMDNATRNAGDMINRLTIQYNRTRQAAITTELVEIISGAEAL, from the coding sequence ATGGCCAGTCTCAAGGCGCTCAAAATCCGCATCGGCTCGGTGAAGTCGACGCAGAAGATCACCAAGGCGATGAAGACCGTCGCCGCCGCCAAGCTGAAGCGCGCGCAGGACGCGGCCATGGCCGGCCGTCCCTATGCCGAACGGCTGGGCGCGGTGATGGCCTCGCTTGCCGGGCGGGTGACGATCAGCGCCGCCACGCCGCGCCTGCTGGCGGGCACCGGGCGCGACGCCGTGCACCTGATCGTCGTCGCGACGTCGGAACGCGGCCTGGCGGGCGGCTTCAACACCAACATCGTCCGCCTGGCGCGCCGCAAGGCCGAAGAGCTGATCGCCGCCGGCAAGACGGTCCGCTTCTACATCGTCGGGCGCAAGGGCCGTGCGGCGATCCGCCGCTTCTTCCCGTCGATGATCCTTGCCGATCACGACATGAGCCATGCGAAGACCGCGCGGTTCGACGATGCGCAGGCGATCGCGCGCGACCTGATCGCCCGCTTCGACGCCGGCGAGTTCGACGTCGCGCACCTGATCTTCTCGCGCTTCCAGTCGGCGCTGGTGCAGGAACCGGTCGCGCGCCAGATCATCCCGGCGGCGATCGACACCGGCAATGCGGCGGCAGCCACCGGCGCGTCGGCGGCGGTCGAATATGAGCCGGACGAGGAAGCGATCCTCGCCGATCTGCTGCCCAAGAATGTGGCGATCCAGATCTATTCGGCGCTGCTTGAAAACCAGGCCGGCTTCTTCGGCGCGCAGATGACCGCGATGGACAATGCGACGCGCAACGCCGGCGACATGATCAACCGCCTGACCATCCAGTATAACCGGACCCGCCAGGCGGCGATCACGACGGAGCTGGTCGAAATCATCTCGGGCGCGGAAGCTCTATGA
- a CDS encoding CpaF family protein: MSAFGKRGGAAGLPSRPAFGVARPMQGGAPAPAPRPVDTPPSAEQFPPLPGIDGDTAAPVQMDAMARLASREASSGEAAASRQEGFEASIHRIKEQVLPRLLERVDPEAAAALSKDELAEEFSPIIGEVLAELKLTLNRREQFALEKVLVDELLGLGPLEELLADPNISDIMVNGPDQTFVERKGKLEVANIQFRDEEHLFQIAQRIVNQVGRRVDQTTPLADARLKDGSRVNVIVPPLSLRGTAISIRKFSAKPITLDMMAGFGSMSPKMATALKIAGACRFNIVISGGTGSGKTTMLNALSKMIDPGERVITIEDAAELRLQQPHWLPLETRPANLEGQGAITIRDLVINALRMRPDRIILGEIRGSECFDMLAAMNTGHDGSMCTLHSNSPREALARMENMVMMSDIKVPKEAISRQIADSVDLIVQVKRLRDGSRRVTNITEVIGMEGPVIVTQELFKFEYLDETADGKIIGEYRAMGLRPYTLEKAKQFGFEQPFLEACL, translated from the coding sequence ATGAGCGCTTTTGGCAAACGCGGGGGAGCGGCCGGCCTGCCCAGCCGTCCCGCCTTCGGGGTCGCCCGGCCGATGCAGGGCGGCGCGCCCGCACCCGCGCCGCGCCCGGTCGACACGCCGCCCAGCGCCGAACAATTCCCGCCGCTGCCCGGCATCGATGGCGACACCGCCGCGCCGGTGCAGATGGATGCGATGGCCCGGCTGGCGAGCCGCGAGGCATCGTCCGGCGAGGCCGCGGCGTCCCGCCAGGAAGGGTTCGAAGCCTCCATCCACCGCATCAAGGAGCAGGTGCTGCCGCGTCTGCTCGAACGCGTCGATCCCGAAGCCGCCGCCGCCCTGTCGAAGGACGAGCTGGCCGAGGAGTTCAGCCCGATCATCGGCGAGGTGCTGGCCGAGCTGAAGCTGACGCTCAACCGCCGCGAGCAATTCGCGCTCGAAAAGGTGCTGGTCGACGAGCTGCTCGGCCTCGGCCCGCTCGAGGAGCTGCTGGCCGATCCCAACATCTCCGACATCATGGTGAACGGCCCGGACCAGACCTTTGTCGAGCGCAAGGGCAAGCTGGAGGTGGCCAATATCCAGTTCCGCGACGAGGAGCATCTGTTCCAGATCGCGCAGCGCATCGTCAATCAGGTCGGCCGCCGCGTCGACCAGACCACCCCGCTCGCCGACGCGCGCCTGAAGGATGGCAGCCGCGTCAACGTGATCGTGCCGCCGCTGTCGCTGCGCGGCACGGCGATCTCGATCCGCAAATTCTCCGCCAAGCCGATCACCCTCGACATGATGGCGGGCTTTGGCTCGATGAGCCCGAAAATGGCGACCGCGCTCAAGATCGCGGGGGCCTGCCGGTTCAACATCGTGATTTCGGGCGGCACCGGATCGGGCAAGACGACGATGCTCAACGCCCTGTCCAAGATGATCGATCCGGGCGAGCGCGTGATCACCATCGAGGACGCAGCCGAGCTGCGGCTGCAGCAGCCGCACTGGCTACCGCTTGAAACCCGCCCGGCCAATCTTGAAGGCCAGGGCGCGATCACCATCCGCGATCTCGTCATCAACGCGCTGCGTATGCGCCCGGACCGGATCATCCTGGGCGAAATCCGCGGCTCGGAATGTTTCGACATGCTCGCGGCGATGAACACCGGCCATGACGGGTCGATGTGCACCCTGCACTCCAACAGCCCGCGCGAGGCGCTGGCGCGTATGGAGAACATGGTGATGATGTCCGACATCAAGGTGCCGAAAGAGGCGATCAGCCGCCAGATCGCCGACTCGGTCGACCTGATCGTGCAGGTGAAGCGCCTGCGCGACGGTTCGCGCCGCGTGACCAACATCACCGAGGTGATCGGGATGGAAGGCCCGGTGATCGTCACCCAGGAACTGTTCAAGTTCGAATATCTGGACGAAACCGCCGACGGCAAGATCATCGGCGAATATCGCGCCATGGGCCTGAGGCCCTACACGCTTGAAAAGGCGAAACAGTTCGGGTTCGAACAGCCGTTCCTCGAGGCATGTCTGTAA